The following proteins come from a genomic window of Paucimonas lemoignei:
- a CDS encoding cyclic nucleotide-binding protein, with translation MTTGAAWRSRLMNDYWFSHLPADLQDSLLDAARQTRRTPGKLLFQKGDAPCGLYALLEGSVRMGPAGDQRLVPRLEDIRLPFWFGEVSLFDGMPRRFDVCSLEQSIFLHVPQPVINEVLERNPAHWRPFASLLSVKLGLDLLRPEYIEALPPKARVAWRLLMLAEGYGHLSHARRLISLDEIESMRTTNLTRAALLEVLQDLHQRKIVRLGEEQLEVFDVFKLRKAASVKRAKSLC, from the coding sequence ATGACAACTGGAGCTGCATGGCGGTCCCGGCTGATGAACGACTACTGGTTCTCGCACCTGCCGGCTGACTTGCAGGATAGCTTGCTGGACGCTGCGCGCCAGACCCGCAGGACCCCAGGCAAGTTACTCTTTCAAAAAGGCGATGCGCCTTGCGGGCTGTATGCCTTGCTGGAGGGCTCGGTACGCATGGGGCCCGCTGGTGACCAGCGCCTGGTGCCGCGCCTTGAAGACATCCGCCTGCCTTTCTGGTTTGGCGAGGTGTCTTTATTCGACGGCATGCCGCGCCGGTTCGATGTCTGCTCCCTGGAGCAGAGTATTTTCCTGCATGTGCCTCAGCCTGTGATTAACGAAGTACTTGAGCGCAACCCGGCCCACTGGCGCCCCTTCGCCAGCCTGCTGAGCGTCAAGCTGGGTCTTGATTTATTGCGCCCCGAGTACATTGAAGCGTTGCCCCCCAAGGCTCGTGTCGCCTGGCGGCTGCTGATGCTGGCCGAGGGTTATGGCCACTTGAGCCACGCGCGGCGGTTGATCTCGCTGGATGAAATCGAATCCATGCGCACCACCAACCTTACGCGTGCGGCACTGCTCGAGGTGCTACAGGATCTGCATCAGCGCAAGATCGTGCGCCTGGGCGAAGAGCAGCTGGAAGTGTTCGATGTCTTCAAATTACGCAAGGCGGCCAGCGTCAAGCGCGCCAAGTCGTTATGCTGA
- a CDS encoding PRS2-like protein codes for MKNLTDHLSQYASYHRDSRNIITHFVGIPLIVVAVTVLLSRPGAMVGGLWVSPAVAIAAASVVFYLRLDRPFGLLMGVLLGLCLWAGQVLAQQATMVWLSAGVGLFVVGWIIQFVGHYYEGRKPAFIDDVSGLIIGPLFVVAELAFLMGLRKPLQHAIEARVGVVRKRDLKQVV; via the coding sequence ATGAAAAACCTCACCGACCATCTCAGTCAATACGCCAGCTACCACCGCGACTCACGCAATATCATCACGCACTTTGTCGGCATCCCGTTGATCGTCGTCGCGGTGACCGTGCTGCTGTCACGCCCCGGCGCAATGGTGGGCGGCCTGTGGGTCTCCCCTGCCGTGGCGATCGCGGCGGCTTCGGTCGTGTTCTATTTACGGCTGGATCGTCCATTCGGGCTGTTAATGGGCGTACTGCTGGGCCTGTGCCTGTGGGCAGGCCAAGTGCTGGCGCAACAGGCAACCATGGTCTGGCTGAGCGCTGGCGTCGGGTTGTTTGTGGTGGGCTGGATCATCCAGTTCGTCGGCCATTATTACGAAGGCCGCAAGCCAGCGTTCATCGATGATGTTTCAGGATTAATCATCGGTCCGCTGTTCGTGGTGGCAGAGCTGGCATTTCTGATGGGGCTGCGCAAGCCATTGCAGCATGCGATCGAGGCCAGAGTCGGGGTGGTACGCAAGCGGGATTTGAAGCAGGTCGTCTGA
- the exuT_3 gene encoding hexuronate transporter, which yields MKIKGIRWWMVGLVTAGLIVNYLARNTLSVAAPTLMTELSISTEQYSHIVVAWQICYAIMQPVAGYIIDAIGTKMGFAIFAIAWSAACAAAAFATGWQSLAIFRGMLGLTEAAGLPAGVKATTEWFPAKERSVAIGWFNIGSSMGALLAPPLVVWAILQSGWELAFLIVGGLGIVWSGMWLVLYKHPRDQKRLSDAERDYILSGQEAHFKDVPTQKGSWKKIITSRNFYAIASARILSEPAWQTFNAWIPLYLMTERHMNIKEIAMFAWLPFLAADIGCVLGGYLSPLFHKHCKVSLFTSRKLVLLFGASCMIGPACIGLVESPYTAIALLCVGGFAHQTLSGALYSITSDSFGKNEVATATGMGGMFGFFGAAAFTMVFGVLVTKIGYSPLFVVLAVFDIVAAIVVWNVARELPQQPLPVEAAHPEGAMPTV from the coding sequence ATGAAGATAAAAGGCATTCGCTGGTGGATGGTTGGCCTGGTCACGGCCGGTCTGATCGTCAACTACCTCGCGCGCAACACGTTGTCGGTGGCCGCGCCGACGCTCATGACTGAGCTGAGCATCAGCACCGAGCAGTACTCGCACATCGTCGTCGCCTGGCAGATTTGCTACGCCATCATGCAGCCGGTGGCCGGGTACATCATCGACGCGATCGGCACCAAGATGGGCTTTGCGATTTTCGCCATTGCCTGGTCGGCAGCCTGTGCGGCCGCAGCGTTCGCCACGGGCTGGCAGAGCCTGGCGATTTTCCGTGGCATGCTCGGCCTGACCGAAGCGGCGGGTTTGCCCGCGGGCGTCAAGGCCACCACCGAATGGTTCCCAGCCAAAGAGCGTTCAGTGGCCATCGGCTGGTTCAACATCGGTTCGTCGATGGGCGCATTGCTGGCACCGCCATTGGTGGTATGGGCGATTCTGCAAAGCGGTTGGGAGCTGGCCTTTCTGATTGTGGGCGGTCTGGGCATTGTCTGGAGCGGCATGTGGCTGGTGCTTTATAAACACCCTCGCGACCAGAAGCGCTTGAGCGACGCCGAACGCGATTACATCCTCAGTGGTCAGGAAGCGCATTTCAAAGATGTACCGACGCAAAAGGGCAGCTGGAAAAAAATCATCACCAGCCGCAATTTCTATGCGATTGCCTCGGCGCGAATTCTCTCCGAGCCCGCCTGGCAGACCTTCAACGCCTGGATCCCGCTGTACCTGATGACCGAGCGGCACATGAACATCAAGGAAATCGCCATGTTCGCCTGGCTGCCGTTTCTCGCGGCGGATATTGGCTGCGTGCTGGGCGGCTACTTGAGCCCGCTGTTCCACAAGCACTGCAAAGTGTCGCTGTTCACCTCACGCAAACTGGTACTGCTGTTCGGCGCATCCTGCATGATTGGCCCGGCCTGCATCGGCCTTGTAGAAAGCCCATACACCGCCATCGCGTTGCTGTGCGTTGGTGGTTTCGCCCACCAGACGCTGTCCGGCGCGCTGTACTCCATCACCTCTGACTCGTTCGGTAAAAACGAAGTCGCCACTGCAACCGGGATGGGCGGCATGTTCGGCTTCTTTGGCGCGGCGGCCTTCACGATGGTATTTGGTGTACTCGTGACCAAGATTGGCTACAGCCCGCTGTTCGTAGTGCTGGCGGTTTTCGACATCGTGGCCGCCATCGTGGTGTGGAACGTGGCGAGGGAGCTGCCGCAGCAGCCGTTGCCAGTTGAGGCCGCTCATCCAGAAGGGGCGATGCCGACCGTTTGA
- the czcR1 gene encoding transcriptional activator protein CzcR: protein MRLLLVEYDVKTARELAEGFAQSGFALDVALNGLDGRHFVEEQSYDLIILDVMLPGLNGWQLLQLIRQRGTTPVLFLTAPDAIEDRLRGLELGVDDYLLKPFSFEDLLARVRKLLRRGPTGDAASISIADLEIDMALQRVSRGGQRISMGEQEFALLQLLASRHGEVLSRTQIAAQLFNNDPRPVEVALHRLTSKIDERYLPKLIHKVGEDTYQLALLEDEAFDLR from the coding sequence ATGCGGCTGCTGTTAGTGGAATACGATGTCAAAACCGCCCGAGAGCTGGCCGAAGGCTTTGCCCAGTCAGGCTTCGCGCTGGATGTCGCGCTCAATGGCCTGGACGGTCGGCACTTTGTTGAAGAGCAAAGCTACGACCTGATCATCCTCGACGTGATGCTTCCTGGCCTCAACGGCTGGCAACTGCTGCAGCTGATCCGCCAGCGGGGCACGACTCCGGTGTTGTTTCTGACCGCGCCGGATGCCATTGAAGATCGCCTGCGTGGGCTTGAACTCGGCGTGGACGACTACCTGCTCAAACCGTTCAGCTTTGAAGACTTGCTCGCCCGAGTGCGAAAACTGTTGCGTCGCGGCCCTACCGGCGATGCCGCGAGCATCAGCATTGCCGACCTGGAAATCGACATGGCGTTGCAGCGTGTCAGCCGCGGCGGGCAGCGGATCTCCATGGGTGAACAGGAATTCGCACTGCTGCAGTTGCTGGCCAGCCGTCATGGCGAAGTCCTGAGCCGCACGCAGATTGCCGCCCAGCTGTTCAACAACGACCCGCGCCCGGTCGAAGTCGCACTCCACCGCCTGACTTCGAAAATCGACGAGCGCTACCTGCCCAAGTTGATCCACAAAGTCGGCGAAGACACCTACCAGCTGGCGCTGCTGGAAGACGAAGCATTCGATTTGCGCTGA